A region of Oligoflexus sp. DNA encodes the following proteins:
- a CDS encoding Kelch repeat-containing protein: MSKLKIIKAFLKKLINIIILFMFLVVLQPEILNQYPTKLLGNFTDFDRRGKKPMRNAFILILSLSLNSCGSGSKSGSVEGSTETGSCSAPIDVPTVPAAAGQFAFTLPDTIDSCSVGGYVVGYEGVLRVEQTTEGSFVINNIPAGQLDIIITGNGSDASLSLDKKEKDRGIRVKKSKILNGVKTDGGKIDLPKVGVITGRALLNEQTDHAGIDVYIPGTDYIAKTDSGGRFAFSAVPVGTHNLYFEKDGYHRGQVEEIDVTESSETKLDDITLVISTGAEGLIVIENGAAIANSRTVSIVVGATEDAVLMKYSESNTFEGASWKPVKSSMQYTFDSQGEKKLYVKFANANGLESSPYSDTVTIDIFSDGTTLFSPSYSVASVVPPNSTFTLSAIALPTNATAMMVSTSSTFSGASWEAIAAQKQISVPANYSSCGSKTFYVKFKDKDGFESPIESKSAELNCWQSVSRSGAPSARERHSAVWTGSQMIIWGGTTTTSDDLGDGGIYSPSAGTWSLISASGSPTPRWQHKAIWTGNKMIIWGGYNSSTGSLNTGSIYDPENGSWTSISTTNAPSARNRHGMVWTGSKMIVFGGCASENSPFGDGGIYDPSLDTWSSLSMTNGPSARTEPAVVWTGTEMIVWGGMDGSYVRKFDAYAYNPTTNQWRTLTSSPSTENRQYYSYVWDGANLQIWGGITSAWQNTGSVFNFSSNSWASASINLSWKPAYQTIVSTGTALIFWGGTEDTKGVNNDGYILNEF; this comes from the coding sequence ATGAGCAAGCTTAAAATCATTAAAGCCTTTCTAAAGAAACTAATTAATATCATAATATTATTTATGTTTTTAGTTGTTCTCCAACCAGAAATTCTTAACCAATACCCGACTAAACTTCTCGGAAATTTCACCGATTTTGATCGCAGAGGTAAAAAGCCAATGCGTAATGCGTTCATATTAATACTCAGTCTCTCATTGAATTCGTGTGGAAGTGGATCAAAATCTGGCTCCGTTGAAGGTTCTACCGAAACAGGATCTTGCTCGGCTCCGATAGATGTTCCTACTGTCCCTGCCGCTGCGGGACAGTTTGCTTTTACCTTGCCCGATACCATAGACAGTTGCTCTGTGGGTGGATATGTGGTTGGATACGAGGGTGTGTTACGAGTCGAACAGACGACCGAAGGGTCCTTTGTCATCAACAATATCCCAGCTGGGCAGCTTGACATTATCATCACAGGAAATGGTTCCGATGCCAGCCTTTCGCTCGATAAAAAAGAAAAAGATCGTGGCATTCGGGTTAAAAAATCCAAAATATTGAATGGAGTAAAAACTGATGGCGGAAAAATTGATTTGCCAAAGGTTGGCGTAATCACGGGACGCGCACTCCTTAATGAACAGACCGACCATGCTGGCATTGACGTTTACATTCCCGGCACCGACTATATAGCCAAAACAGATTCAGGGGGGCGGTTTGCCTTCAGCGCAGTTCCGGTTGGGACGCACAATCTCTATTTTGAAAAAGATGGCTACCACAGAGGGCAGGTTGAAGAAATTGATGTGACAGAATCGTCTGAAACAAAGTTGGATGATATCACTCTGGTGATATCAACCGGCGCGGAAGGTCTCATTGTAATTGAAAATGGTGCGGCCATAGCGAACTCCAGAACCGTTAGTATAGTAGTTGGTGCGACAGAAGACGCAGTGCTAATGAAATATTCGGAATCAAATACCTTTGAAGGGGCTTCGTGGAAACCAGTAAAAAGTTCCATGCAATATACATTCGACAGCCAAGGTGAAAAAAAGCTGTATGTTAAATTTGCGAATGCTAATGGCCTTGAAAGCTCCCCTTACAGTGATACCGTAACCATAGACATATTCTCTGACGGCACCACACTTTTCAGTCCTTCATATTCAGTCGCATCGGTAGTACCTCCAAACAGCACATTCACTCTATCGGCTATAGCCCTACCAACCAATGCAACTGCCATGATGGTTTCTACTTCTTCAACATTTTCAGGAGCTTCATGGGAGGCGATTGCTGCTCAAAAGCAGATTTCAGTTCCAGCAAATTATTCCAGTTGCGGCTCAAAAACGTTTTACGTGAAGTTTAAGGACAAGGATGGCTTTGAAAGTCCAATTGAAAGTAAATCTGCTGAATTGAATTGCTGGCAATCCGTATCACGTAGTGGGGCACCGTCAGCAAGGGAACGTCACTCGGCGGTGTGGACAGGTTCTCAAATGATCATTTGGGGAGGAACCACTACCACCTCTGATGATTTGGGCGACGGCGGCATCTATAGTCCTTCGGCAGGAACTTGGAGCCTTATCAGCGCATCTGGCAGTCCAACACCGCGATGGCAGCACAAAGCAATCTGGACTGGGAACAAGATGATCATTTGGGGAGGCTACAATAGTAGCACAGGAAGTCTGAATACCGGATCGATTTATGATCCTGAGAATGGGTCATGGACAAGCATTTCGACAACGAATGCACCTAGCGCTCGGAATAGACATGGAATGGTATGGACGGGATCTAAAATGATTGTCTTTGGCGGATGTGCAAGTGAAAATAGTCCTTTTGGTGACGGGGGGATTTACGATCCCAGTTTGGATACATGGAGTTCATTGTCGATGACGAATGGACCAAGCGCTCGAACCGAACCTGCGGTCGTATGGACTGGAACAGAAATGATTGTTTGGGGTGGAATGGATGGAAGTTACGTTCGGAAATTTGATGCTTATGCGTACAATCCTACAACAAATCAATGGCGAACCTTGACTTCTTCCCCTTCGACAGAAAACCGACAGTATTACAGTTATGTGTGGGACGGGGCAAATCTGCAAATTTGGGGTGGGATTACGTCGGCCTGGCAAAATACTGGGTCAGTATTTAATTTCTCTTCCAACTCTTGGGCCTCAGCATCAATTAATCTTTCTTGGAAACCCGCCTATCAGACAATTGTCAGTACCGGAACAGCGTTAATCTTTTGGGGTGGCACTGAAGACACAAAGGGTGTAAATAACGACGGCTACATATTAAACGAGTTCTGA
- a CDS encoding GIY-YIG nuclease family protein, which translates to MFGGKKIKELEAEIARLQALIAEQNRSIEASQKLVSSTEERVQSVTDRVNELERQKIYLEQDNQRLHKRVVELTSSDARATAASDALRSVLVKFSDDICERIVKAVTVATLESSRRQIERIFDYCKSVLPAFDNDMQLKWSERLKTAHAEAMERERLRQEQALIKERMREEIRAERERQKELERLAQEEEKIRLELERILLKKETAASALQIEELKQQLLQAQERSERAKSQAELTRAGHVYVISNVGSFGEGIYKVGMTRRLEPYDRVHELGDASVPFPFDVHMMISCDDAPKLESDLHRLMHGSRVNKVNLRKEYFRVDLEMIHKFVEENHGKVEYHAEPQAIEFHETKLIEERGFEADYDPNQESDEDLEQTA; encoded by the coding sequence ATGTTTGGTGGAAAAAAAATCAAGGAACTGGAAGCTGAGATTGCTCGATTACAGGCGCTTATAGCTGAGCAGAACCGGAGTATTGAAGCATCCCAGAAGCTGGTTTCGTCTACCGAAGAACGTGTGCAATCTGTTACGGATAGGGTCAATGAACTGGAACGCCAGAAGATCTATTTGGAGCAAGACAACCAACGTCTTCATAAGCGAGTCGTGGAGCTTACTTCGTCTGATGCTCGGGCAACAGCAGCATCCGATGCTCTGCGGTCTGTACTGGTCAAGTTTTCAGATGACATTTGTGAGCGCATCGTCAAAGCTGTAACAGTGGCGACCTTGGAATCCTCGCGGCGGCAGATTGAACGGATTTTCGACTATTGCAAGAGTGTCCTGCCAGCATTTGACAATGATATGCAGTTGAAATGGTCTGAACGACTAAAGACCGCTCACGCCGAAGCTATGGAGCGGGAGCGCCTTCGCCAAGAGCAGGCTTTGATCAAAGAGCGGATGAGGGAAGAAATCCGGGCTGAACGCGAGCGTCAGAAAGAACTGGAGCGTCTGGCCCAGGAAGAAGAGAAGATCAGACTGGAGCTTGAACGAATCCTTCTGAAGAAGGAGACTGCGGCCTCGGCACTGCAAATTGAAGAACTGAAGCAGCAACTGCTTCAAGCACAGGAAAGGAGCGAGAGGGCAAAGTCTCAGGCAGAACTTACTCGCGCCGGTCATGTCTATGTCATATCCAATGTCGGTTCATTTGGTGAAGGCATCTACAAGGTGGGTATGACCAGAAGGCTTGAACCATATGATCGTGTCCATGAACTCGGGGATGCCTCAGTTCCATTCCCATTCGATGTCCACATGATGATTTCCTGTGATGATGCGCCAAAGCTCGAAAGCGACCTTCACCGGCTCATGCATGGATCACGGGTGAACAAGGTCAACCTCAGGAAGGAATATTTCAGAGTTGATCTGGAGATGATCCATAAGTTCGTTGAGGAGAATCATGGCAAGGTCGAATACCACGCAGAGCCTCAAGCGATTGAGTTCCACGAAACAAAACTGATTGAAGAGCGAGGCTTTGAGGCAGACTACGACCCAAATCAGGAAAGTGACGAAGATTTGGAGCAAACCGCCTAA